A window of the Bacillota bacterium genome harbors these coding sequences:
- the thiE gene encoding thiamine phosphate synthase → MRADVLNRVFDANLNRAREGLRVLEDIARFVLEDADLAERARNARHVLRTPPGIDYGQIIEARSVSRDFGSEYPAPHHRGLVSVVIANARRVQEAARVLEETARNLCFDSVEDFKRLRYTAYQLEQDISKKSRSVWRNSLLHKPLLYVIVGLEHTVSKAVVDVTRDAILGGAGIVQLREKNLSSKAFLAEAQVLRELTRDAGIPLIINDRVDIAAAVGADGVHLGQNDLPVIFARKLLGESAIIGVSAHSVAEAAAAEKDGADYIGFGPVFATSTKPDLQPLGTKILRDVLRTVRLPVVAIGGITPDNIGEVTAAGAKRVAVINAVAGSPEVAARVRLLLSLLGGSC, encoded by the coding sequence ATGCGAGCAGATGTATTAAACCGCGTTTTTGACGCAAACCTTAACCGGGCGCGCGAAGGTTTACGAGTACTTGAAGATATCGCGCGTTTTGTCCTTGAGGACGCGGATCTTGCCGAACGCGCAAGAAACGCCAGACATGTGCTTAGGACTCCGCCGGGCATCGACTACGGTCAAATTATCGAGGCAAGAAGCGTCTCGAGGGATTTTGGCAGTGAATACCCCGCCCCGCACCACAGGGGACTTGTTTCTGTCGTTATCGCCAACGCACGGAGGGTTCAGGAAGCGGCCCGTGTGCTGGAAGAGACGGCGAGAAACCTGTGCTTCGATTCGGTAGAAGATTTTAAGCGACTGCGGTATACCGCATACCAGCTCGAACAGGATATTTCCAAGAAATCGCGAAGCGTTTGGAGGAACTCTTTACTCCACAAACCGCTTCTCTATGTGATCGTTGGATTGGAGCATACCGTTTCAAAAGCCGTTGTCGACGTTACTCGTGATGCAATATTGGGCGGGGCGGGAATTGTTCAGTTAAGGGAGAAGAACCTGTCGTCGAAGGCGTTCCTGGCAGAGGCTCAGGTGCTGCGCGAGCTGACCCGGGACGCCGGCATACCGCTGATTATTAACGACCGGGTGGATATTGCCGCTGCGGTCGGCGCCGACGGGGTACACCTCGGCCAGAACGACCTCCCGGTAATTTTCGCCCGTAAGCTGCTCGGAGAGAGTGCGATCATAGGCGTTTCAGCGCATTCGGTTGCCGAAGCCGCTGCCGCCGAAAAAGACGGTGCCGATTACATCGGCTTCGGCCCTGTTTTCGCGACATCTACAAAACCCGATCTGCAGCCTCTCGGCACGAAAATACTGCGCGATGTATTACGGACAGTCCGTTTGCCGGTGGTCGCCATCGGCGGTATTACGCCTGACAACATCGGCGAGGTTACAGCCGCCGGAGCAAAACGTGTTGCTGTGATAAACGCCGTTGCGGGATCGCCGGAGGTTGCGGCAAGAGTAAGGCTTCTACTTAGTTTATTGGGGGGGTCGTGTTGA
- the tsaE gene encoding tRNA (adenosine(37)-N6)-threonylcarbamoyltransferase complex ATPase subunit type 1 TsaE: MFDFKIESGSPEFTRALGELLGRLLKPAGVVALLGNLGAGKTCFTQGVARGLEVAEQVTSPTFVLIKEYRGRLPLYHFDAYRLRSPEELTDLGGEEYFFGPGVCVIEWAERVAEALPEDRIEVELSEIPGKENARIILFRGYGPVARAAVEELIRALHAGD; this comes from the coding sequence ATGTTCGATTTTAAAATAGAAAGTGGTTCCCCCGAATTCACGCGCGCTTTGGGAGAACTTCTCGGGAGGTTGCTTAAACCCGCGGGTGTTGTGGCGTTACTGGGAAACCTCGGAGCGGGAAAAACGTGTTTCACCCAGGGCGTTGCCCGGGGGCTGGAAGTCGCAGAACAGGTAACCAGCCCCACCTTTGTATTGATTAAAGAGTACCGAGGTCGTTTACCCCTTTACCATTTTGACGCTTACCGCCTCAGAAGTCCGGAAGAATTAACCGATCTCGGCGGAGAGGAGTACTTCTTCGGACCGGGTGTCTGCGTCATAGAATGGGCCGAGCGTGTCGCCGAAGCTTTACCTGAGGACCGTATCGAGGTTGAGCTTTCTGAGATACCGGGAAAAGAAAACGCAAGGATTATCCTCTTTCGTGGTTACGGACCGGTCGCTCGAGCTGCCGTGGAGGAATTAATACGTGCCCTGCATGCTGGGGATTGA
- the tsaB gene encoding tRNA (adenosine(37)-N6)-threonylcarbamoyltransferase complex dimerization subunit type 1 TsaB translates to MLGIETATDVLSVGIVMDNKFVAERSVSGKKLHSVRLIPFIKNVLADAALTLKDLDGIAVSNGPGSFTGIRLGVVTARTLAQVLDLPVVGISTLLALAAPLLTGGIPVCALIVSRRDEVYAGVYQAAGEVPSAVVPAFAAAPADAAHRLQSFQKVILTGEGAHTFRKTFEDTLGSRSLFAPETAHPQGTVIAGLGLIKLTSAGGSGYSELLPEYFRPPAITGGSYRDG, encoded by the coding sequence ATGCTGGGGATTGAAACCGCTACCGACGTCTTAAGCGTCGGTATAGTCATGGACAATAAATTCGTTGCAGAGCGCTCCGTTTCCGGGAAGAAGCTGCATTCGGTGCGTCTAATACCCTTCATCAAAAATGTTTTGGCCGATGCTGCATTGACTTTAAAGGACTTAGACGGCATCGCCGTTTCCAATGGGCCCGGTTCCTTCACCGGCATCCGGCTTGGGGTGGTCACCGCTCGAACACTCGCCCAGGTCCTAGACCTTCCGGTAGTCGGAATTTCAACGCTGCTGGCCCTGGCAGCGCCCCTTCTTACAGGGGGAATACCTGTTTGCGCCTTAATCGTCTCGCGCCGCGACGAGGTTTACGCCGGCGTATACCAGGCCGCCGGCGAAGTGCCGTCTGCGGTCGTGCCGGCCTTTGCGGCCGCACCGGCGGATGCCGCCCACAGGCTTCAATCCTTCCAGAAGGTGATCCTTACCGGCGAAGGCGCCCATACCTTCCGAAAGACCTTTGAGGATACGCTTGGAAGCAGGTCGTTGTTTGCTCCGGAAACAGCACACCCTCAAGGCACGGTAATAGCCGGTTTGGGACTGATAAAACTCACCTCCGCCGGTGGTTCAGGCTACTCCGAATTACTTCCCGAATACTTTCGCCCACCGGCAATCACTGGAGGATCGTACCGTGATGGTTGA
- the thiC gene encoding phosphomethylpyrimidine synthase ThiC — protein sequence MTQLQEAKKGIITPEMAGVAAREGLSPDFIRAGLAAGTIVIPANRNHHTLKPHGIGKGLKTKVNANIGTSTQFPDIGRELVKLRTALSAGTDAVMDLSTGGDLDALRRQTISECPVPVGTVPIYQAAVEAQKRNNSIVELDPQQLFDVIYRQAMDGVDFITVHCGVTLHSVRRLQSQGRVTDIVSRGGSFITGWMLHNNLENPLYTDFERLLDICLEFDVTLSLGDGLRPGCLADATDRAQVEELIILGELVDRARERGVQVMVEGPGHVPLNQIAANIVLQKSLCREAPFYVLGPLVTDVAPGYDHITSAIGGALAAMAGADFLCYVTPAEHLGLPTAEDVKEGVIATRIAGHAADIVKGVPGAWEWDLAMSRARKNLDWDGQLSLAIDPEKARLLRKERNPVDIKECTMCGEFCAMRLVADFLGVKKTGC from the coding sequence TTGACTCAGTTGCAGGAAGCAAAAAAGGGTATTATAACACCGGAAATGGCCGGTGTGGCGGCCCGGGAAGGTTTATCCCCGGATTTTATCCGTGCAGGGTTAGCTGCGGGAACGATAGTGATACCGGCAAATAGAAACCATCATACCCTCAAACCGCATGGTATCGGCAAGGGGTTGAAAACGAAAGTAAACGCCAATATCGGTACGTCGACGCAGTTTCCCGACATCGGACGGGAGCTCGTAAAACTGCGGACGGCGTTGTCCGCGGGCACGGATGCGGTAATGGATCTCAGCACCGGCGGAGACCTCGACGCACTCCGCCGGCAAACCATATCCGAGTGCCCGGTACCTGTGGGTACGGTGCCCATTTACCAGGCAGCGGTGGAAGCGCAGAAACGCAATAACAGTATCGTCGAGCTTGATCCGCAACAGCTTTTTGATGTTATATACCGGCAGGCGATGGACGGCGTGGATTTCATCACGGTACACTGCGGTGTTACCCTGCACAGCGTGCGGCGTCTTCAATCGCAGGGACGTGTGACTGACATCGTCAGCCGCGGCGGAAGTTTTATTACAGGATGGATGCTTCATAACAATCTGGAAAATCCTCTGTACACCGATTTCGAACGTCTTTTGGACATCTGCCTGGAATTCGACGTTACCTTGAGCCTTGGAGACGGATTAAGGCCAGGCTGTCTTGCTGACGCGACCGACAGGGCCCAGGTTGAAGAACTGATTATACTGGGCGAACTGGTGGACCGGGCGAGGGAACGCGGTGTGCAGGTCATGGTGGAAGGTCCCGGACACGTTCCTTTGAATCAGATTGCGGCGAACATCGTTCTCCAAAAGTCCCTCTGCCGTGAAGCGCCGTTTTACGTTCTGGGACCGCTGGTTACCGATGTAGCGCCGGGTTACGACCATATCACTTCCGCTATCGGCGGCGCTCTGGCAGCGATGGCGGGAGCCGATTTCCTGTGCTACGTGACCCCGGCGGAACATCTCGGGTTGCCCACCGCCGAGGATGTTAAAGAAGGCGTCATCGCCACCCGTATAGCAGGTCATGCGGCGGATATCGTTAAAGGCGTTCCGGGCGCCTGGGAATGGGATCTGGCGATGTCGCGTGCGCGTAAGAACCTCGATTGGGACGGTCAACTATCACTGGCCATCGACCCCGAAAAGGCGCGCCTGCTTCGAAAGGAGCGCAACCCCGTCGATATCAAGGAGTGTACGATGTGTGGTGAATTCTGCGCCATGCGTTTGGTGGCCGACTTTCTCGGCGTTAAGAAGACCGGCTGCTGA
- the thiL gene encoding thiamine-phosphate kinase produces the protein MKLSEIGEFGLIERLSANIGYGTGVVKGIGDDAAVLDFGERWLLFTTDGLVEGVHFRLGQCPPEDIGYKALAVSVSDIAAMGGTPVYAVVTIGLPDDFFVEDTLLLYRGMKEAAQEFGVSLVGGDTISSPVLLINVALLGEALPGRTRYRNGAQPGDIICLTGSLGGAAAGLYLLENNDVECPEPLRNFLIGKHRRPKPRVEAGLILASISQVHSLIDISDGLASDVKHIARESGVRCDIFKAAVPVDPATEFLGRRTGTEPIEWALYGGEDYELLFTTAPGAMGDVFAALSEAGAACRPVGKVSAGAGVRLITPDGVESEFEKMGYEHFSGG, from the coding sequence ATGAAGTTATCGGAAATCGGCGAATTCGGATTAATCGAGCGTCTTTCAGCGAACATCGGTTACGGAACCGGTGTCGTTAAGGGAATCGGCGACGATGCCGCGGTCCTGGATTTCGGTGAGCGCTGGCTGCTGTTTACTACCGACGGCCTGGTCGAAGGTGTTCACTTCCGCCTTGGACAATGTCCTCCCGAAGACATAGGGTATAAAGCCCTGGCGGTGAGCGTCAGCGATATCGCTGCTATGGGCGGCACACCGGTTTACGCGGTTGTGACGATCGGTCTTCCGGACGATTTCTTCGTAGAAGACACCCTTCTCCTTTACCGGGGGATGAAGGAGGCAGCTCAAGAGTTCGGCGTATCTCTTGTGGGCGGCGATACCATCAGCTCACCGGTCCTTTTGATAAACGTCGCTTTGCTTGGAGAAGCTTTGCCGGGCCGTACGCGCTACAGGAACGGCGCGCAGCCCGGGGATATAATATGCCTGACGGGTTCTTTGGGAGGAGCCGCCGCAGGACTTTACCTGCTGGAAAACAATGATGTCGAATGTCCGGAACCACTGCGGAATTTTCTTATCGGAAAGCACCGCCGTCCCAAGCCGAGAGTCGAAGCAGGTTTGATTTTGGCATCGATCAGCCAGGTGCATTCTTTGATTGACATCAGCGACGGTCTCGCCTCCGACGTCAAGCACATCGCCCGTGAGAGCGGTGTCCGTTGCGACATCTTTAAAGCCGCGGTTCCGGTTGATCCTGCCACGGAGTTCCTGGGGCGCCGTACCGGAACGGAACCCATCGAATGGGCGCTGTACGGCGGCGAGGACTATGAGCTTCTTTTCACAACCGCCCCGGGGGCCATGGGCGATGTTTTTGCTGCTCTTTCGGAAGCAGGCGCCGCCTGCCGTCCTGTGGGAAAGGTTTCCGCAGGAGCCGGTGTAAGGCTTATTACACCCGATGGCGTTGAATCGGAATTCGAGAAGATGGGGTATGAGCATTTCAGCGGCGGTTAA
- a CDS encoding S8 family serine peptidase, with product MDFTSLTGEGVKIAIIDSGLSPDASDLWYKKAGGVSISAANRDIRYGTAIADSFGHGTACAGIISHIAPKALLFPVKIFINEPKASARVLLEAIQWCIEQQMQVVNLSLGTISESSRELLEGACEQAAKNGVLLVAALNSQTLSYPAQFKTVIPVAGGMMLHRYSYGFCPPRLFLGRGEPQRVRWLGGGRIFMGGSSLAAAQISAISALLIEKFDITCLDDICKALINHKSECGATCFRIPNSQNKGFAGKPNHDIIKRVSEIIKRFGINYNEGEALFNQLNPVTAARLLDAIELEFAIEIDDWSLSLKTLESVDSLALYIEEGLAGVT from the coding sequence ATGGACTTTACCAGTCTAACCGGCGAAGGAGTCAAGATCGCTATCATTGATAGTGGCTTAAGTCCTGATGCATCCGATCTTTGGTATAAAAAGGCTGGCGGTGTGTCCATCTCAGCTGCCAATAGAGATATAAGATATGGCACTGCTATTGCTGATAGTTTTGGGCATGGGACAGCATGTGCTGGTATTATCTCGCACATCGCACCCAAGGCGCTCTTGTTTCCAGTTAAGATTTTTATAAATGAGCCAAAAGCGAGCGCCCGAGTTTTATTGGAAGCAATACAATGGTGCATCGAACAGCAGATGCAGGTAGTTAATTTAAGCTTGGGCACAATAAGCGAATCTTCCCGTGAACTATTAGAGGGCGCTTGCGAACAAGCGGCTAAAAACGGTGTTTTGCTTGTTGCCGCACTAAACAGCCAAACGCTAAGCTATCCAGCACAATTTAAGACGGTTATACCGGTTGCGGGGGGTATGATGCTTCACAGGTATTCGTATGGCTTTTGCCCGCCGCGTTTGTTCCTTGGTCGCGGCGAACCGCAGCGCGTGCGATGGCTGGGGGGAGGAAGAATTTTTATGGGAGGAAGCAGCCTTGCCGCAGCACAGATCAGTGCAATTAGCGCTCTACTGATCGAGAAGTTTGACATTACTTGCTTAGATGATATATGTAAAGCACTAATAAATCATAAATCCGAATGCGGTGCAACATGCTTCCGGATTCCTAATTCACAAAATAAGGGATTTGCCGGTAAACCCAATCACGACATTATAAAGAGGGTCTCAGAGATAATAAAACGTTTCGGTATCAATTATAACGAAGGGGAGGCTCTTTTTAACCAACTCAATCCGGTGACTGCTGCACGACTGCTTGATGCTATTGAACTGGAATTTGCGATAGAGATAGATGATTGGTCTTTATCGTTGAAGACACTCGAATCGGTAGATTCTCTCGCTTTATATATTGAGGAGGGGTTGGCGGGTGTTACGTAG
- the rimI gene encoding ribosomal protein S18-alanine N-acetyltransferase: MVEIVRMEPEHIDQILHIEKVSFPQPWSRETFLFEVVLNQLADYVVALHDNFLVGYGGMWLVLDEAHVTNIAVHPLHRNKGIGRRILQELIRRASGRGLKQMTLEVRPSNSPARKLYEELGFVQRGVRKHYYQDNNEDAIIMWLDNLTEFPELPSRADRTTDGHG, translated from the coding sequence ATGGTTGAAATCGTCCGGATGGAACCGGAGCACATCGACCAAATCCTCCATATTGAAAAGGTTTCTTTCCCCCAACCCTGGAGCAGGGAAACCTTCCTCTTTGAAGTAGTCCTGAATCAGCTTGCGGACTATGTTGTAGCGTTACACGACAACTTCCTGGTTGGTTACGGCGGGATGTGGCTGGTCCTCGATGAGGCGCATGTCACGAACATCGCCGTCCATCCTCTTCATCGCAATAAGGGAATCGGCAGGAGAATCCTTCAGGAATTGATTAGGCGTGCCTCCGGACGCGGCTTAAAGCAGATGACGCTAGAAGTCCGTCCCTCCAATTCGCCGGCCCGGAAACTTTATGAAGAGCTTGGTTTTGTTCAAAGGGGAGTCCGTAAGCATTACTACCAGGATAATAACGAGGATGCGATTATAATGTGGCTTGATAATCTTACGGAATTCCCGGAGTTACCGTCACGCGCGGATAGAACCACAGATGGACACGGATAG
- a CDS encoding ABC transporter ATP-binding protein produces MSNRKKVVLDARQIRKVFKIDEKEIPAIKGVDIQVMSGEFLMITGPSGSGKSTLLYMMGGLDTPSSGEVVINGQNLNSMSDEELTLFRRGHIGFVFQQFHLVSPLTARENIALPLLIAGVDMRQKEEKIEELGLMLGIEERLDHYPDQLSGGEQQRVAIARALVMDPVLIIADEPTGNLDSESGNQVMKLLKDVRNIFGSSVVMVTHNQELLRFGDRQVSLKDGVSCQ; encoded by the coding sequence ATGAGTAATCGAAAAAAGGTTGTGCTTGATGCACGGCAGATTAGAAAGGTTTTTAAAATCGATGAGAAAGAGATTCCAGCCATAAAAGGCGTGGATATTCAGGTTATGAGCGGAGAATTCTTGATGATTACTGGTCCGAGCGGATCTGGTAAGAGCACACTCCTTTATATGATGGGCGGACTTGATACGCCTTCATCAGGTGAAGTTGTGATAAATGGGCAGAACCTAAATTCAATGAGTGATGAAGAGTTAACACTGTTCCGACGCGGGCATATAGGCTTTGTGTTTCAGCAGTTTCATCTCGTAAGCCCCCTGACGGCGCGAGAGAATATCGCCTTGCCGCTGCTTATTGCGGGCGTCGATATGCGCCAAAAAGAAGAGAAGATCGAAGAGCTCGGTCTGATGCTCGGCATAGAGGAACGCCTCGATCATTATCCCGATCAGCTTTCGGGTGGAGAACAACAAAGGGTTGCCATTGCGCGGGCGCTTGTAATGGACCCGGTCCTGATCATTGCCGATGAGCCGACCGGCAATTTGGATTCAGAGAGCGGAAATCAGGTTATGAAGCTGCTTAAAGACGTTCGCAATATATTTGGGAGTTCGGTCGTGATGGTAACGCATAACCAAGAGCTATTGCGATTCGGCGATCGCCAGGTCTCATTAAAAGACGGTGTTTCTTGTCAATAA
- a CDS encoding FtsX-like permease family protein → MLRRALLFADIKRHRGRFLTALFALALASATLYTAFYLEVTRHAIRLQGSNDLVFGKVRFDVQKYIAWQDLNSKLRSLGVTAVPILIPYTYWVDSSHRLIYVGLDTGTMPGKLLHKIRVSSGRLPKLNEEIAISRAFAAQNKLSVGKRMIVPRYDKAVTKRIVGLVEDSYSEASPGYIVFTLSGLQRDFNLDGLVNRIELNDVPDRLGAIERITGVRAKFISSTLIAPEMRKGGTIPLSTITYGAFTLFIAAFVVYNTFSLTVTQERRELGLLRLQGATRRWLKRFMMMKAICFAVVASCVGILIGMLFVTTLHVLGPSFLQQSPMSANVSLFSATPIAITFMLTLVTTLLAMLRPARKASSVQPLEAVSYVPQGSRRRVRYNLIALGMLAIIFGFISFHMFGTNPEGKSMAVLAFFGIGFYLLGLLLLLANVVPMLTRALIRVQRRRPALALAAPSFATSGGAHIGAALSFLAFAIVFIGLITGSTSVFESKVLSHKQEFPSEYGIDSRSKNYYASGFIGDLRRVIQEFADVEQVTALRIEQFAARTSATMSGITVVAVNPGAYSNIAGLHSKDRRILTALGVQELAVTKQTAKRLDLRAGDELVLSDLAGNDSLPVRVAGVVGIDPVQGNDGAFVTDETGNRLGMIYDRRLLIKARPSSKLESDLRSYLSRFYPQLRLISDDGLRRDVWGDVLTNEALPLIGTAGILYLVSFLSLSNTMLASVWHRRREIAMLRALGATRRQIGHSVALEGIICAITGTSAGLIGGIFMVWVLIKGLASAAQQEGHVFVFSLSWWAIALILLLAVVSAVVASLVPARFVGRMAVIQEVRNE, encoded by the coding sequence GTGTTACGTAGAGCGCTGCTGTTTGCCGACATAAAACGGCACCGGGGCCGGTTCTTAACGGCGCTTTTTGCACTGGCCTTGGCGTCGGCTACTCTATACACGGCCTTTTATTTGGAAGTAACACGACACGCGATAAGGCTGCAGGGTTCTAATGATCTTGTCTTTGGGAAAGTCAGATTCGATGTCCAGAAATATATCGCTTGGCAAGACCTGAATTCCAAGCTGAGATCGCTTGGCGTTACGGCGGTTCCGATATTGATTCCTTATACTTATTGGGTGGATAGTAGCCATAGACTTATATATGTCGGGTTAGATACGGGTACCATGCCGGGTAAACTTTTGCATAAGATAAGAGTATCATCAGGTCGTCTTCCAAAATTGAACGAAGAAATCGCGATAAGCAGGGCATTTGCGGCCCAGAATAAGCTATCTGTCGGTAAGAGAATGATCGTGCCCAGATATGATAAAGCTGTTACTAAGCGCATTGTCGGTCTTGTAGAAGATAGCTATTCTGAGGCTAGCCCTGGGTACATAGTATTTACACTTTCTGGGTTACAGCGAGACTTTAATCTAGACGGCTTGGTAAACCGGATTGAGCTAAACGATGTCCCTGATCGACTTGGAGCAATAGAGAGGATAACGGGCGTTAGAGCTAAATTTATTAGTAGCACCCTCATAGCCCCTGAAATGCGCAAGGGTGGCACCATTCCGTTAAGCACCATAACTTATGGCGCTTTTACGCTGTTTATTGCGGCGTTTGTTGTATATAATACTTTTTCATTGACAGTAACGCAGGAGCGACGCGAACTGGGACTTTTACGCCTGCAGGGAGCAACAAGGCGCTGGTTAAAGCGGTTCATGATGATGAAAGCGATCTGTTTTGCCGTGGTCGCATCGTGTGTCGGAATACTGATCGGGATGTTGTTTGTAACTACACTCCATGTACTTGGGCCTTCCTTCTTGCAGCAGAGCCCCATGTCAGCTAACGTGTCGCTATTTTCAGCTACTCCAATTGCAATAACCTTTATGCTGACGTTGGTAACAACGTTACTGGCAATGCTTCGTCCTGCTAGGAAAGCATCATCCGTACAACCCTTGGAGGCAGTCTCATATGTTCCTCAAGGCAGCAGGAGGAGGGTCCGATATAACCTCATCGCTCTTGGAATGCTCGCTATTATTTTCGGGTTCATAAGCTTTCATATGTTTGGAACGAACCCGGAAGGAAAATCGATGGCGGTCTTGGCGTTCTTTGGTATCGGTTTCTACCTTCTCGGGCTTTTGCTTCTCCTTGCGAATGTGGTGCCTATGCTAACCCGCGCATTGATCCGTGTTCAGCGAAGGCGCCCTGCGCTTGCGCTGGCTGCCCCATCATTTGCTACATCGGGAGGGGCTCATATTGGGGCAGCGTTATCGTTTTTAGCTTTTGCTATCGTATTTATCGGTCTAATTACCGGGAGCACCAGCGTATTTGAGAGTAAAGTGTTATCTCATAAACAGGAATTTCCGAGCGAGTATGGCATCGATTCCAGGTCAAAAAACTATTATGCTAGCGGCTTTATAGGGGACCTGCGTCGGGTTATTCAGGAGTTTGCTGATGTAGAGCAAGTCACCGCACTTAGGATCGAGCAGTTTGCGGCAAGGACGAGCGCGACCATGTCCGGTATTACGGTGGTCGCTGTCAATCCGGGCGCCTACTCTAATATTGCCGGCCTACACAGCAAAGACAGACGCATATTAACAGCGTTGGGTGTGCAGGAACTTGCAGTTACCAAGCAAACTGCAAAGAGGCTCGACCTACGTGCCGGAGACGAGCTTGTCTTAAGCGATCTGGCGGGAAATGACTCGTTACCGGTTCGCGTGGCGGGTGTTGTCGGCATTGACCCGGTTCAGGGAAACGATGGGGCGTTCGTTACAGATGAAACAGGTAACCGTCTGGGTATGATCTACGATCGCCGACTTCTCATCAAGGCGAGGCCTTCCTCTAAGCTCGAGAGCGATTTACGGTCATATTTGTCGAGGTTCTACCCCCAACTTCGTTTAATCAGCGATGATGGTCTAAGAAGGGATGTATGGGGAGACGTCTTAACTAACGAAGCGTTACCTCTTATCGGAACAGCAGGAATCTTGTACTTAGTAAGCTTCTTGAGCCTTTCAAATACCATGCTGGCCAGCGTGTGGCATAGAAGGAGAGAGATCGCTATGTTAAGGGCTCTTGGAGCGACTAGACGACAGATAGGCCACTCAGTTGCGCTAGAGGGCATTATCTGCGCTATTACTGGGACGTCGGCAGGTCTGATTGGTGGGATATTCATGGTTTGGGTACTAATTAAAGGGCTCGCATCAGCCGCCCAGCAAGAGGGACATGTTTTTGTGTTTAGCCTGTCCTGGTGGGCGATTGCACTGATTCTTCTGCTTGCCGTAGTTTCCGCGGTAGTTGCATCATTGGTGCCCGCCCGGTTTGTGGGTAGAATGGCTGTGATTCAGGAGGTCAGGAATGAGTAA
- the tsaD gene encoding tRNA (adenosine(37)-N6)-threonylcarbamoyltransferase complex transferase subunit TsaD, with protein sequence MSILILGIETSCDETAAAVVADGRTIISNIVASQVDIHARYGGVIPEVASRRHIESLNSVIAAALSDAGVGFPDLDAVAVTCGPGLLGSLLVGLMAAKSLAFALDIPLIAVNHVKAHIYANFLNELEVPFPFVALVVSGGHTDIVYASGHSDFNLLGQTRDDAAGETFDKVARYLGLGYPGGPLIEQSALHGKPDAIPFPRAILEEGSLDTSFSGLKTAVVNYVNQSRQKGTPVDLPDLTASFQAAVVDVLVGKACAAAKTRNARALLLAGGVSSNGYLRMRFSEQTDRQNIRLIVPPPSLCTDNAAMVAAAGYFQFLRSDFAPLSLNADANLPLGQSAPD encoded by the coding sequence TTGAGCATATTGATTCTCGGTATAGAAACCTCTTGCGATGAAACCGCGGCGGCGGTCGTTGCGGACGGACGGACCATCATCTCCAACATTGTGGCGTCACAGGTCGATATACACGCGCGGTACGGTGGTGTGATCCCGGAAGTGGCATCGCGGCGTCACATTGAGTCGCTTAATTCGGTTATTGCCGCGGCGCTTTCGGATGCCGGCGTAGGCTTCCCGGACCTTGACGCGGTTGCGGTAACCTGCGGCCCCGGTCTCCTCGGTTCGCTTCTGGTGGGATTGATGGCGGCAAAAAGCCTTGCCTTTGCGCTCGATATCCCGCTTATCGCGGTCAACCATGTGAAGGCCCATATCTACGCCAATTTTTTAAACGAGCTAGAAGTTCCTTTCCCTTTCGTAGCCCTTGTGGTTTCCGGCGGCCATACCGACATTGTTTACGCCTCCGGCCATAGCGATTTCAACCTTTTAGGACAGACTAGAGACGACGCCGCCGGTGAAACGTTCGATAAGGTTGCCCGGTATCTCGGTCTCGGATATCCCGGCGGTCCCTTAATCGAACAATCAGCCCTGCATGGGAAACCGGACGCTATTCCTTTCCCGCGCGCCATTCTTGAGGAAGGTAGCCTCGATACCAGCTTCAGTGGTCTCAAAACCGCCGTCGTTAATTATGTCAACCAAAGCCGTCAAAAAGGCACGCCGGTTGACCTGCCGGACCTAACCGCCAGTTTCCAGGCCGCAGTCGTTGATGTCCTGGTCGGTAAGGCCTGTGCGGCAGCCAAAACCCGCAATGCAAGGGCGCTTCTTTTAGCGGGTGGGGTGTCGTCCAACGGGTATCTCCGGATGCGTTTTTCCGAACAAACAGACCGTCAAAACATCCGGCTGATCGTCCCTCCGCCTTCTCTCTGCACGGATAACGCGGCTATGGTCGCCGCAGCCGGATACTTTCAATTCCTGCGGAGCGATTTCGCCCCCCTGTCCTTAAACGCGGACGCGAACCTGCCTTTAGGGCAAAGTGCGCCTGATTAA